A region of Rhizorhabdus wittichii RW1 DNA encodes the following proteins:
- a CDS encoding peptidase M28 (PFAM: peptidase M28): MKPASVAGALAAFALLASPLATVAGTPAAPAFAPESFRATVSFLADDLLEGRDTGSRGHEIAARYVASRFEALGLKPGGDDGGWFQRITFQQTDPGATPGSVAITAPNGKTQSWTHGTDVLVGLNPNEPALDIAAPLVFVGYGIENAKLGINDYAGLDVKGKIVVTLRGFPQGLPSEEAAHASATKAQAADRHGAIGMVSIGTLLSMKTRPWAQSVHFADEPSFAWVGADGKAFDEAPGIRITASLNEPAAQALFEGASQGLATIRAIADQPGGRPKGFALKTRIRIQSQSVTKRVTSPNVVAILPGSDPALKAEYVVLSAHLDHIGITPPKPGGASGNGPDTDRINNGALDNAAGIATMLEVARAAAEAPVAPRRSLIFLASTAEEKGLLGADYYARHPSVPIKAIVGNVDLDMPLLLYRFTDVTAFGADHSTLGPIVAKAVAPMGVTLSPDPMPAQTIFVRSDHYMFVKQGVPAVFLATGFANGGEKHWEKFLGGAYHHPDDDMAQKIDWEAGARFADANYRIMRAMADADTPPLWYAKDFFGDTFAPDAKKAKRP; this comes from the coding sequence GTGAAACCAGCCTCCGTCGCCGGGGCGCTCGCCGCCTTCGCCCTGCTCGCATCGCCGCTCGCCACCGTCGCCGGGACACCGGCCGCCCCGGCCTTCGCGCCGGAGAGCTTCCGCGCCACCGTCTCCTTCCTCGCCGACGACCTGCTCGAGGGGCGCGACACCGGCAGCCGGGGGCACGAGATCGCGGCGCGCTACGTCGCCAGCCGGTTCGAGGCGCTGGGGCTCAAGCCCGGCGGCGACGACGGCGGCTGGTTCCAGCGGATCACCTTCCAGCAGACCGATCCCGGCGCGACCCCGGGCAGCGTCGCGATCACCGCGCCGAACGGCAAGACGCAGAGCTGGACGCACGGCACCGACGTGCTGGTCGGCCTCAACCCCAACGAGCCGGCGCTCGACATCGCCGCGCCGCTGGTGTTCGTCGGCTACGGCATCGAGAATGCGAAGCTCGGCATCAACGACTATGCCGGGCTCGACGTGAAGGGGAAGATCGTCGTCACGCTGCGCGGCTTCCCCCAGGGGCTGCCGAGCGAGGAGGCGGCCCACGCCTCCGCCACCAAGGCGCAGGCGGCCGACCGGCACGGCGCGATCGGCATGGTCAGCATCGGCACGCTGCTGTCGATGAAGACGCGGCCCTGGGCGCAGAGCGTCCATTTCGCCGACGAGCCGAGCTTCGCCTGGGTCGGCGCCGACGGCAAGGCGTTCGACGAGGCGCCCGGCATCCGCATCACCGCCTCGCTCAACGAACCCGCCGCGCAGGCGCTGTTCGAGGGCGCGTCGCAGGGCCTCGCCACGATCCGCGCGATCGCCGACCAGCCGGGCGGGCGGCCCAAGGGCTTCGCGCTCAAGACCCGCATCCGCATCCAGAGCCAGAGCGTCACCAAGCGCGTGACCAGCCCCAATGTCGTCGCGATCCTGCCGGGCAGCGATCCGGCGCTGAAGGCCGAATATGTCGTGCTGTCGGCGCATCTCGACCATATCGGCATCACCCCGCCCAAACCCGGCGGAGCTTCCGGCAATGGGCCGGACACCGACCGGATCAACAACGGCGCGCTCGACAACGCCGCCGGCATCGCGACGATGCTGGAGGTGGCGCGCGCCGCCGCCGAGGCGCCGGTCGCGCCCCGCCGCTCGCTGATCTTCCTCGCCTCGACCGCGGAGGAGAAGGGGCTGCTCGGCGCCGACTATTATGCGCGCCACCCGAGCGTGCCGATCAAGGCGATCGTCGGCAATGTCGACCTCGACATGCCGCTGCTGCTCTACCGCTTCACCGACGTCACCGCGTTCGGCGCCGACCATTCGACGCTGGGCCCGATCGTGGCGAAGGCGGTCGCGCCGATGGGCGTCACCCTGTCGCCCGACCCGATGCCCGCGCAGACCATCTTCGTCCGCTCCGACCATTATATGTTCGTCAAGCAGGGCGTGCCCGCCGTCTTCCTGGCCACCGGCTTCGCCAATGGCGGCGAGAAGCATTGGGAGAAATTCCTGGGCGGCGCCTATCACCACCCCGACGACGACATGGCGCAGAAGATCGACTGGGAGGCCGGCGCCCGCTTCGCCGACGCCAATTACCGGATCATGCGCGCCATGGCCGATGCCGACACGCCGCCGCTCTGGTATGCGAAGGACTTCTTCGGCGACACCTTCGCCCCCGACGCGAAGAAGGCGAAGCGGCCGTAA
- a CDS encoding beta-lactamase domain protein (PFAM: beta-lactamase domain protein; RNA-metabolising metallo-beta-lactamase) yields the protein MTTPGNELLFLALGGSGEIGMNVNLYGTQGKWVMVDLGLTFADPGYPGVELILPDLAFIEERADDLLGVVLTHGHEDHIGAIPYLAADLGVPLYATRFTAELIKGKLDEEGLTGKVDLHVIENEGSFQLGPFGFTYVPLAHSIPEGNALLIDTPHGRIFHTGDWKIDEAPLLGQPSTAEELTAIGDQGVLALVCDSTNVFNEEASGSEADVRKGLDEAIGACKARVLVTTFASNAARLQTLGEVAQDTGRKLCVAGRSLDRIIRVAKASGYLQHFPPVIDVDEAMRLPPREVMIIATGGQGEARAALSRIAFDSHPIKLSAGDTVVFSSKQIPGNEIAIGRIQNALAAKGVEMITDRQAEVHVSGHPGRPELKAMYGWIRPEIILPVHGELRHMAEQARFAKSLGVPHGIVQSNGTLVRLAPDGPKAIGHERTGRLVLDGDVILPADGSTMNERRRAGLYGFVGVTVVIGKDGRLKGEPALHLQGLPVEEDREDFVADACAAAADAVAKGGKDEAKLREAIRLAVRRRATSWTGKKPVVDVAIIRV from the coding sequence GTGACGACTCCCGGTAATGAACTGCTCTTCCTGGCGCTTGGCGGCTCCGGGGAGATCGGCATGAACGTCAATCTCTACGGCACCCAGGGCAAATGGGTGATGGTCGACCTCGGCCTCACCTTCGCCGATCCCGGCTATCCGGGGGTCGAGCTGATCCTGCCCGACCTCGCCTTCATCGAGGAGCGCGCCGACGACCTGCTCGGCGTCGTGCTGACCCATGGGCATGAGGACCATATCGGCGCGATCCCCTATCTCGCCGCCGACCTCGGCGTGCCGCTCTACGCGACGCGCTTCACCGCCGAGCTGATCAAGGGCAAGCTCGACGAGGAAGGGCTGACCGGCAAGGTCGACCTCCATGTGATCGAGAATGAGGGCAGCTTCCAGCTCGGCCCGTTCGGCTTCACCTATGTCCCGCTCGCCCATTCGATTCCCGAGGGCAACGCGCTGCTGATCGACACGCCGCACGGCCGCATCTTCCACACCGGCGACTGGAAGATCGACGAGGCGCCGCTGCTCGGCCAGCCCTCGACCGCCGAGGAGCTGACCGCGATCGGCGACCAGGGCGTGCTCGCGCTGGTCTGCGATTCGACCAACGTCTTCAACGAGGAGGCGTCGGGCTCCGAGGCCGACGTCCGCAAGGGCCTCGACGAGGCGATCGGCGCCTGCAAGGCGCGCGTGTTGGTGACGACCTTCGCGTCGAACGCCGCGCGGCTCCAGACGCTGGGCGAGGTCGCGCAGGATACCGGGCGCAAGCTGTGCGTCGCTGGCCGCTCGCTCGACCGCATCATCCGCGTCGCCAAGGCGAGCGGCTATCTCCAGCATTTCCCGCCGGTGATCGACGTCGACGAGGCGATGCGCCTGCCCCCGCGGGAGGTGATGATCATCGCCACCGGCGGCCAGGGCGAGGCGCGCGCCGCGCTGTCGCGCATCGCCTTCGACAGCCACCCGATCAAGCTGTCGGCGGGCGACACGGTGGTGTTCTCGTCGAAGCAGATCCCCGGCAACGAGATCGCGATCGGCCGCATCCAGAACGCGCTCGCCGCCAAGGGGGTCGAGATGATCACCGACCGCCAGGCCGAGGTCCATGTCTCGGGCCATCCGGGGCGGCCCGAGCTCAAGGCGATGTACGGATGGATCCGGCCGGAGATCATCCTGCCGGTCCATGGCGAGCTGCGCCACATGGCCGAGCAGGCGCGCTTCGCCAAGAGCCTGGGGGTGCCGCACGGCATCGTCCAGTCGAACGGCACGCTGGTGCGGCTGGCGCCCGACGGTCCGAAGGCGATCGGCCATGAACGCACCGGCCGCCTCGTCCTCGATGGCGACGTGATCCTGCCCGCCGACGGCTCGACGATGAACGAGCGCCGCCGCGCCGGGCTCTACGGCTTCGTCGGCGTCACCGTCGTGATCGGCAAGGACGGGCGGCTGAAGGGCGAGCCCGCGCTCCACCTGCAGGGCCTGCCGGTCGAGGAGGACCGCGAGGACTTCGTCGCCGACGCCTGCGCGGCCGCGGCCGACGCGGTCGCCAAGGGCGGCAAGGACGAGGCCAAGCTCAGGGAAGCGATCCGCCTCGCGGTGCGCCGCCGCGCGACCTCGTGGACCGGCAAGAAGCCGGTGGTCGACGTCGCGATCATCCGGGTCTGA
- a CDS encoding homoserine O-acetyltransferase (TIGRFAM: homoserine O-acetyltransferase~PFAM: alpha/beta hydrolase fold) has protein sequence MAPMTDDSRFGLARSVTLAGPLRLDGGARLAPVEIAYETYGSLDADGGNAVLICHALTGDQHVASTHPITGKPGWWTRMVGAGKPIDPARHFIICANVLGSCLGSSGPGTIDPATGAPYAMRFPVITIRDMVRAQAILLDHLGVGTLAAAVGGSMGGMQVLQWAATYPDRLRSAVAIASTARHSAQNIAFHEVGRQAIMADPKWAGGDYYAAGDPPAAGLAVARMAAHITYLSEAGLTEKFGRRLQARDAKSFGFDADFQIESYLRHQGISFVDRFDANSYLYITRAMDYFDLAEEHGGLLAGAFQGAKRTRFCLVSFDTDWLYPTAESRAIVHALNAAGAPVSFVELSSPFGHDAFLLDVPELNRVVDGFLRAGEDR, from the coding sequence ATGGCGCCCATGACCGACGACAGCCGCTTCGGCCTCGCCCGTTCCGTGACCCTGGCCGGCCCGCTGCGGCTCGACGGCGGGGCGAGGCTGGCGCCGGTCGAGATCGCCTATGAGACCTATGGCAGCCTCGACGCCGACGGCGGCAACGCGGTCCTGATCTGCCACGCGCTGACCGGCGACCAACATGTCGCCTCGACCCACCCGATCACCGGCAAGCCGGGCTGGTGGACGCGAATGGTCGGCGCCGGCAAGCCGATCGACCCGGCGCGCCACTTCATCATCTGCGCGAACGTGCTGGGCAGCTGCCTCGGCAGTTCGGGCCCCGGCACGATCGATCCGGCGACCGGCGCCCCCTATGCGATGCGCTTCCCGGTGATCACCATCCGCGACATGGTCCGCGCGCAGGCAATACTGCTCGACCATCTCGGCGTCGGCACGCTGGCGGCGGCGGTCGGCGGGTCGATGGGCGGGATGCAGGTGCTGCAATGGGCCGCGACCTATCCCGACCGGCTCCGCTCCGCCGTGGCGATCGCCAGCACCGCGCGCCACTCGGCGCAGAACATCGCCTTCCACGAGGTCGGCCGCCAGGCGATCATGGCCGATCCCAAATGGGCCGGCGGCGACTATTACGCCGCGGGCGACCCGCCCGCCGCCGGTCTGGCGGTCGCGCGGATGGCGGCGCACATCACCTATCTGTCCGAAGCCGGGCTGACCGAGAAATTCGGCCGCCGCCTGCAGGCGCGAGACGCCAAGAGCTTCGGCTTCGACGCCGATTTCCAGATCGAATCCTATCTGCGCCACCAGGGGATCAGCTTCGTCGACCGGTTCGACGCCAACTCCTATCTCTACATCACCCGGGCGATGGACTATTTCGACCTGGCCGAGGAGCATGGCGGGCTGCTCGCGGGCGCCTTCCAGGGGGCGAAGCGGACCCGCTTCTGCCTGGTCAGCTTCGACACCGACTGGCTCTACCCGACCGCCGAATCGCGCGCGATCGTCCACGCGCTCAACGCCGCCGGCGCGCCGGTCAGCTTCGTCGAGCTGAGCTCGCCCTTCGGCCACGACGCCTTCCTGCTCGACGTGCCCGAGCTCAACCGCGTGGTCGACGGCTTCCTCCGCGCGGGGGAGGACCGGTGA
- a CDS encoding methionine biosynthesis protein MetW (TIGRFAM: methionine biosynthesis protein MetW~PFAM: Methionine biosynthesis MetW protein; Methyltransferase type 11; Methyltransferase type 12) translates to MSALRPDLAIIADHVAPASRVLDVGCGDGELMDVLRARGCDARGIEIDPANVSLAVGRGLSVVQGDADTDLVNYPDNTFDYAILSQTLQTARAPDKVLAELMRIGRRAFVSFPNFAYWRVRLSLAWGGRMPVTAALPVSWYATQNIHQLTIDDFRAFVKERGITVEHAWFLTGSRRRGDAAANLRAEHAVFLLRR, encoded by the coding sequence GTGAGCGCGCTGCGCCCCGATCTGGCGATCATCGCCGACCATGTAGCACCCGCTTCAAGGGTGCTCGACGTCGGCTGCGGCGACGGCGAGCTGATGGACGTGCTGCGCGCCAGGGGCTGCGACGCGCGCGGGATCGAGATCGACCCCGCCAATGTCAGCCTCGCGGTCGGGCGCGGCCTGTCGGTGGTGCAGGGCGACGCCGACACCGACCTGGTCAACTATCCCGACAACACGTTCGACTATGCGATCCTCAGCCAGACGCTCCAGACCGCCCGCGCGCCCGACAAGGTGCTGGCGGAGCTGATGCGGATCGGCCGGCGCGCCTTCGTCTCCTTCCCCAATTTCGCCTATTGGCGGGTGCGGCTGAGCCTCGCCTGGGGCGGGCGCATGCCGGTGACGGCGGCGCTGCCGGTGAGCTGGTACGCGACCCAGAACATCCACCAGCTCACCATCGACGACTTCCGCGCCTTCGTGAAGGAGCGCGGCATCACCGTCGAGCACGCCTGGTTCCTGACCGGCAGCCGCCGCCGCGGCGACGCCGCCGCCAACCTGCGCGCCGAACATGCCGTGTTCCTGTTGCGGCGCTGA
- a CDS encoding protein of unknown function DUF1467 (PFAM: protein of unknown function DUF1467), with amino-acid sequence MKLSSIVAIYLLFWWGCLFLVLPFRLRSSAEPEALVPGQAESAPPRFSVWRTVLWTTIVSLVVFGLFYVNYLNGWITADFFDLTRFRDA; translated from the coding sequence ATGAAGCTCAGCTCGATCGTCGCGATCTACCTGCTTTTCTGGTGGGGCTGCCTGTTCCTGGTGCTGCCCTTCCGGCTGCGCAGCAGCGCCGAGCCCGAGGCGCTCGTCCCCGGCCAGGCCGAAAGCGCCCCGCCGCGCTTCTCGGTGTGGCGGACGGTGCTGTGGACGACGATCGTCTCGCTGGTCGTGTTCGGGCTGTTCTACGTCAACTATCTCAACGGCTGGATCACCGCCGACTTCTTCGATCTGACCCGGTTCCGCGACGCCTGA
- a CDS encoding pantothenate kinase (TIGRFAM: putative transcriptional activator, Baf family~PFAM: Bvg accessory factor), which produces MLLAIDAGNTNIVFALVDGGAIVARWRIATDARRTADEYAVWLHQLLQLEGHDRSVIEAVIIATVVPRALHNLEVLASKYFGVEALVAGRPPVEWGITLDVDEPQNVGADRAVNVIAAHKRHPGDLILIDFGTATTFDVVDYSGAYKGGIIAPGINLSLDALVAAAAKLPRIAIEAPETSTVIGRTTQDQMLIGIYFGYVAMIEGLVARMKAEIGRPATVIATGGLATLFERHVKLFDSIEPDLTIQGLGIMYDRLKTGP; this is translated from the coding sequence ATGCTGCTTGCGATCGACGCTGGGAACACCAATATCGTCTTCGCGCTGGTCGACGGCGGCGCGATCGTCGCGCGCTGGCGGATCGCCACCGACGCGCGCCGCACGGCCGACGAATATGCGGTCTGGCTCCACCAGCTCCTCCAGCTCGAGGGCCATGACCGCTCGGTGATCGAGGCGGTGATCATCGCCACCGTGGTGCCGCGCGCGCTCCACAATCTGGAGGTGCTGGCATCGAAATATTTCGGGGTCGAGGCGCTGGTCGCGGGACGGCCGCCGGTCGAATGGGGCATCACCCTCGACGTCGACGAGCCGCAGAATGTCGGCGCCGACCGCGCCGTCAACGTGATCGCGGCGCACAAGCGGCATCCGGGCGACCTGATCCTGATCGACTTCGGCACCGCGACGACCTTCGACGTGGTCGACTATAGCGGCGCCTACAAGGGCGGGATCATCGCGCCGGGCATCAACCTGTCGCTCGACGCGCTGGTCGCCGCCGCCGCGAAGCTGCCCCGCATCGCGATCGAGGCGCCCGAGACATCGACGGTGATCGGCCGGACGACGCAGGATCAGATGTTGATCGGCATCTATTTCGGCTATGTCGCGATGATCGAGGGGCTGGTCGCGCGGATGAAGGCGGAGATCGGCCGCCCCGCCACGGTGATCGCCACCGGCGGCCTCGCCACATTGTTCGAACGGCATGTGAAGCTGTTCGACAGCATCGAACCGGATCTCACGATCCAGGGCCTCGGCATCATGTATGATCGCCTCAAGACGGGCCCATAA